The Ogataea parapolymorpha DL-1 chromosome III, whole genome shotgun sequence nucleotide sequence TGCGATCACACCCACAGCTCTTTGCCAGCAGAAGCCATGTACTGGTTCAGATCGCTCACCTTATCGCTCCACACAAtaagctttttcttcatgGCTTCGATCTGATCCAACGTCATTGTTCTTGGCTGAATCCAGGAGATCTCAACCTCGGAGTTGACCTCGTTGATAAGCCCCTTCATCAGCTGTAAACTGAAACATTTGATGAGCAGGTTCTCCACCTCGTTATAATCTTGCAGGAAAGGCACCTGTGCCATAATGGCGTCATACTTGAACGTTCTATTCTGTGTTGGGCTGTTGAAGATTAGCTTGGTCAGCGACATGATGCACATCTTCTGCTTGAGAAATCCGACATTGGAGGCAATCTCTGGGATCTGTTTGATCTCAGGGTTGCCAATCACCTGCTCGAAAGCGGCCAGATCGCCAGAATTGAGCGCAAGAATTAGCTGTTTCAACCAAGCAATATCCAGATACTGGAAGATGTCGTGCATGATGATCTCTCCGAAATTGTAGATTTTGTCCCCGAGCAATGCACTTGCGCAGATATCCTTGACAATTGCATGCTTGTTGGCAAGATTGTCGAGATTGTCGATACATGCCAAAAACAATAGAGAGTTGTAGTAAACGGCAGTGTAGTCGCCCTTGAGTTTCATAAGACTGGCATTCGTAAAGTAGTAGCTGGCATTAATCCTGTTGTCCAAGGACCAattgatcttgtcgattttctttgagcATTCGTCGATGATGGCCGAtgcctcgtccacaaatCCCAGATTCAGTTTGACGCCTGCAATCTCGATTTCTAGGAAAAGCAGTGCCTGGATGATATCTATGTCGGcgatgtcgtcgtcatcggTTTTTTTGATgttctttctgtttctgatgAGGTCTTTGAGATTGGTCAAGTATTCGAGGCGCTCTTTTAAGTCGCAATCCTGTAGCGATAGGAGCAAGAATTCtatcagcttgagctggtTAATTTTGTCGTTGAATTTCAGCACaaagttctcaaacagctttaGTCTGATCGGCTTGCTATTTTCATTCTTGTAAACGTTCTGTGACAACACTTCAGACAATTGGAACCACAGTTTTCTCTCGTACAAGTCCTCGAGCTGGTACATAGCTCCAACAAGGTCAGAGTCTCCCGAAGGCTCAATTTGCTCTCGTAGTGTAATCAAAACAGTTGAAGCATCCGCGTCGATTGGAGACATTTCGAATTATTTGCCACTAAGAAAATTGGCTGGGAAAAATACTTGAAAATAGTgtctaaaaaaaattcaaattaaaaataaaaaaaaaaatttaaagCAATGTCTTTTGACCTGGAGTCCTTGGCTCCGTCGCTAATCAATTTGATTCGCTTATCTTCGGCCGTGAATGCCAAGGATATTTCATTTTACAATAGCATAGATCCTGCTGTGAAAAGTGAAAGCACCGCCTTGAACCAACATCTCATAGATCttctgaacgagctgcttcCTAATGCATTTTCTATCACCAGTGACCAGGACGGCCAGCTCCATGCCGacaaagaggaagaaaatTGGAAGGTTGTGAGCAGTGTGCTGGATACACTGTTTGAAAACGCCGAAATAGCTCTCGAGCAGGGCACGAAGAAGGAGCAGACGAACCAAACAAAGGACGAATTCACATATTTGGACGAAACTGACACTTCGGGAACCCGCAAGAGCACTCCACAGTCGCTAAAAATAGAGAAGCCCCAGCTGCTCTTCAAGACCCCCGTGAACAACTTCGAGACGTCGCCTTTCAAACCGCTTATTAAAACAAAGCCAAACGCATTGATCCCGCTCCAGGAGAGTATGCAGCTGGTGTCTGCAGCTCCAGACGTGCCAGAGCACTACGAGAACCCATACTCTTACGAGATTATGAACCAGCCGTATCCAGATTGGATTCTGCAGCAACAAGAATCGTTTGACTCGATTCCGTGGAAAGAGTGCGATGAGCCGACCTGGATAGATAATCCAGCAcagctggacgatctgcttgttgagctgaGCAAATGTAAGGTTATTGCCGTTGATCTGGAGCACCACGACTACAGAACGTACCACGGAATCACCTGTTTGATGCAACTAACCACCGACACAAAGAAAGACTATTTGATTGACCCATTGAGCCCAGAGCTCAGACCGCATCTGGTGAATCTGAACGTCATTTTCACAGACCCAAACATTGTCAAAGTCTTCCACGGCGCGTTCATGGACATAATTTGGCTCCAGAGGGACCTTGGGCTTTATGTTGTTTCGCTATTTGACACTTACCATGCCTCCAGAGAACTGGGGCTTGGCCGCCACTCACTTGCACATTTACTGGAGACGTATGTGAAATTCAAGACATCGAAGAAATGGCAGCTGGCCGACTGGAGAATGCGCCCGCTGAACTCAGAAATGAAGAACTACGCCAAAGCAGACACACATTTTCTGATTGAGGTTTTCTACAAAATGCACAGCGAGCTTGTGCAGAATCCAGACAAGTTAAAAAAGGTTTTGTATGAGTCACGCAAGGTGTCTAACAGACGTTACGAGTACTCGACGTTTAAACCAAGAAACGTCAAGTCGGCAAACGGATTTTCCAGCGGCGCGGAAGTCGTTGCTACCAACCAGTCTGTGCCGCAGCTTCCTGAGTTTAAGAATGGGCTTGTGTCAGTGCATAACCCGACAAACCTTCCGTGGAGCAATCTGGCGGACTCAAACTCAATTCCAATGGCCAAGAGACCTCTGCTGGAGGTGCTTTTCAAATGGCGGGACGAGCAGGCCCGGCGAGAGGACGAGTCGCCGCGCTATATCATGTCTGATTTCATGCTTGTGTCGTTGGTGAACGCTTTTAGCCAGGACTCGGAGGAGGTCAGCGAGCGGACGGTGTTGGAGGTGATCAACTCGTCCTCGCGGTTTGGTGGGTCGCAATTTGTGCGCtcgaagctgaaggagcttGTTGTGCTGATCCAGGACTGTCTGGAGGAGCTAAAGCAGATGGACACGGCGCTGTGGGACAGTATCTACGAGAAAAAGCcggcgacgacgaaagGCAACCCCAAAGACATTGAACTGGCGTTTGAAACCGTAAAGCAAAAGTTTGAGGCGGCCAACAGGCCCGTCTACGATGGCGTTGTGCTGGCGAAAGAGGCCGACAACGGGGTGTTTTCGGTGCGGTACACTAGAAATGGGGGTGTGGATTTTATTGGTGCGGACGTGAAGCAGCACCGGCTGGAAAAGGCGCTGGAGTATTTGAAGATTCAGCGAGACGTTGCAATTGACGTTTCTGAGGAGCCTGTTGAcgagcagccagagcagccagagcagaAGGAAGAAACAGAGACGCCTGAGCCCGAGAGCGGTCTGACGAGCGCGGCTCCCGACGAGATCATTACGCTGCGTaagcaccagcagcggAAACGCAAGCAGGACGCCCCTGCCACCGAGAAGCTCGACACGTCGCAAAAGATCATGGTTTCGAAACcgcagcagaaaaagcgcAAGGTGTTCGAGCCGTACAAAAACGAGGGCGCCGTGgctgctccaaagaagaaacGGCCAGTGACGAGCGGCCGCAACCTAATattcaagaaaaaataGTATTAGCAAAAGAATCTATTTAGACTCCTTCAGAGACTCAGTCTGGCCGCTGAGCAGCGTGAACGTGTCTGCCTGCAGTTTGTCTCTGCCCTTGAGGAAGTCGAGTTCCATCACGAAGCAGAACTCGAGGATATTAGCCTTGCACATctgaacaagctggccGGCACCCTTGGCCGAGCCTCCGGTGGCCAGGATGTCGTCGACGATCACCACGTTCGATCCCTCTGGGATGGACTCGACCTGTATTTCAAAGAAGTCTTCGCCGTACTCCTTAGTGTAGGCAGCTCTGTACAGCTCTCCGGGCAGTTTTCCCTTCTTTCTGATAGGCACAAAGCCTGCGTCGAGAGCCAAGGCAAGCGTTGGGCCGAACAGGAAGCCCCTGGACTCCAGTCCGACGATGTAGTCGATGGTCTGGTCAGGGAATCGGGCCTCCAGGTGCATCTTGAACGctttgatgagcttgttgaaGAGAGCCGGGTTTCTGAAAATAGGAAGGAAGTCCTCGAACAGGATGCCCTCGGAGGGGAAGTTCGGGTACTGATGGAGCGCGGACTTGAGTTCTGCCGCGATTTCAGCAAGTTCTGAAGACATGTTGAtaggaaaaaaatttaaaaaaattaggtCGATGCACTGCCGGCAGCCTGGGCCAAGGGTTCGCAGTTGCGAACTTGggaagctgaaaaactgcGACGCTGGCCTTTTGTAAACTATCGCGGGTTTTGCCAGCACATTAGTGAGACCCTGAAGTGAAAACAAGGCCATGTTCGGGCCGGCAATCCGTAAACCAGGCTTCCCTCATATATATCttcgacgcgacgattTTGTTTCTCATGACAATTCTTTTTGTTTCGCTCATATCGAGAGATGTAAGTATTCCCCACGCTACGCTAACCAGAACCGACCCCTGTACATCCAGCCGTTTGTGGCAGGCAGTGCAGCGGACGAGCGCACCgccaacgagctgctcaagtacaACTTCCTGTCGCACATGTCGCTGGACATCTTTGAGTCGCCATTTGCACAGCCGGCCCCAGACCcaaacacgaaaaaaacCTATgttctgctgtttgtgcaGGACGGGGTGTACGTGTTTGGACACCAGACGAGCACGGGGCTGCGGATCGTCGTGGGGGCTACACGCGCGGAAAACGAGCTGCCGGACGAGGGCCTGAACGGGGTTTTCGCCGACATCCAGCGCGCATACCTCAAGCTGGTGTGCAACCCGTTCAAGACCATTGAGtccgaaaacgaggagatcgagaaTCCGCGGTTCGACCGCCAGATCAAGGAGGCCGTTGCCAGATGGGAAAATCGTTCATTATCTACTTAAGCACCACGTTGGCACTGCGCAACGCTAAATACTGCTGGTCAACGCCGGGAGCCATGTGTTTGACGATGTCGTAGCACTCTTTGTCGTAGTATCTGAGCTGGTTGTGCGGGGACTTGTAGTGCGTGGGCAGTCCTGTGATGTCACAGTAGGTCTTGGTGGGTCTGAGCGAGGGTGGCGCCGACAGCGACTGATATGTCACGAGATTTGGGTCGTGGGCGTGCTGTTGCTTGAGCTGGATCCGTttggcctcgtcgttgaGGATCTGTCTTAGAAACCTGTGTCTGCGCTTGGCAGGCTTGTAGGAGGGCGGCTTGAACGGCAGCGGCGAATTGAGCCTGTCTGATATTTCGACAATATTGGACATGGGcaaataattttatttaatttgatTTTAACTGAGCTTTTTATTCGAACACTGCCGTCTCCGACTGTCTGTACATATAAAACTGGGCGAAAATGACAAGGTCCTCGGCAATGGTGCCCAGCGAGCCCAAcagccagctgctgttgAGCACGACGTAGTCCCAGTCCGAGCGATAGAACAGGATCTGCAGGCCGTACGTGACGTTGCCCAGGGTCGAGAAcatgaagaagagcagaCTCAGCCCGCGACACGATTTCTTGGTGTAATTTTGGTATATCTGCGGCAGTCTGGCGCTCAGATACAGCGCCGCGCTCAAATAACCGCAGATCTGCGGGCCAATGGCCAGCTCGATGTCGGGCTGCTCCTTGGCTGGCGACGAGCACAGGTAGCCAATGATGCCGGCCACAAACACGGCGAGCAGCGGCAGCACGTATCTGACAAGCACGGAGTGGTTCTGAGGCTGGAGCACGATGTCCTCGATGGTGGACGACTTGCGACGCGGCGTGTCTGTCAGCAGCGGTGTGCGTTCTGGTTGTCTCCTTTTGGGATACACGTAGGTGTAGTAATAGTAGAATGCCAGCGTAAAGGCGTCTGCGACAGTAAACCATGCCGCCAGCAAAATCACCTGGGGCAGGAGACCGGCCCACAGCGCGCCCGCGAGGTTGAGAATGTCTCCGAGCGTCCAGAACAGGAGGAATAGTGGACTGATGCCTTCTGCCGATTTCAGCCGCCACTGCTCAATCAGCTGCGGAAGAAGCAGCACCAGCCAGCAGGCAAGTGATATGGAGCCGGCAATGCCCGAAAGTTGGGTGCGCAGTTGGGAAGGCGTCTCTGCGCCggcaagaagagaaaagCTGGCAAGGTCCATTTAGATAAGTGAAATTGGGTTTGAGGTGTGATATACATAAAAATGTCGTGggaaaattttttagtCAATCAATCAATCAATCGTTATGGTAAGTACGGCTAAAGACGGCGCTGATCTCTGAGATGCGGCCGGATCTTTGTAAACGTACCGAGAGATGGTGCGcgtctttttttttgctgAGTTTGCTCGACAAACTGTAGAGATTAGTGCTCGATGACCGATTTTCCTAGAGTATTAACCTCGATGACCCAGCCTTCGAAAAAAGTTGCTCCAGCGCCTTTagccaaacagcagaaagCTGTCAAGACGTCCGTTTATGACGCGACGCCTAGAAACTACGGAATCGGACAGAATGTCCAGCCAAAACGGGCCCTGAACCGGTTTGTCAAGTGGCCGCAGTACGTGAGACtgcagagacagaagaagGTTCTGACCATGAGACTCAAGGTGCCGCCTGCCATCGCCCAGTTTTTCCACACGCTGGACCGAAACTCTGCCGTCGCGGTGTTCAAGTTGTTGAACAAGTACAGACCAGAGACAAAGTccgagaagaaggagagacTGTCGAGGGAGGCAGCCGCCATTGCGGAAGgcaacaagaaggaggacgtTTCTTCCAAGCCGTTTGTTGTCAAGTACGGACTCAACCATGTTGTTTCACTGATTGAGAACAAGAAGGCCAAGTTGGTGCTTATTGCCAACGACGTGGATCCTGTCGAATTGGTTGTCTTCCTGCCTGCTCTGTGCAGAAAGATGGGTGTTCCATACGCTATCGTCAAGGGTAAGGCACGTTTGGGTGCATTGGTGCACCAGAAgaccgctgctgctgctgccttgGTGGATGTCAGACCCGAGGACGAGGCTACGTTGGCCAAGCTTGTTTCGACAGTGGACGCCAATTTCGCCGAGAAGTACGAGCAGGCCAGAAAACAGTGGGGCGGCGGCATCATGGGCGCCAAAACCACCGCCAAACTGACCAAGAGAAGTAGAGCCCAGGCGGAGTAGCCTGGCTAGATAGAACTGTGTACTTTCCGAAAAAACTGTGACTGCGAAAAATCTACACCTGCCACCTCCAAGTGGTATATTGCAAGCCTGTAAAAAATATTCGCCAACTTATTATTCACCATGGCTAAGTCGAAGAACCACACCGCCCACAACCAGACCAGAAAGGCCCACAGAAACGGTAtcaagaagccaaagaccCACAGATACCCTTCTCTGAAGGGTGTGGATTCTAAGTTCAGAAGAAACCACAGATACGCTTTGCACGGAACTGCTAAGGCTTTGGCTGctcagaagaagaactaGGCAATGATATAGTTAATAAGAAGTGGATTTGATTAGTGCGTTGCACGTGTAGAACAACAGAGGTAGAGCGTAGGAAATGAAGCAAAATGAAGGTAGATACGGTAGATACGGTCGTGCTAGATGTACGCATGAAAAACATTTATCTGTAGATGATTACTCTGCTATTTCCCAGTACTTagtcgtcgttcttgtcCTTCGAACCTCTCAGCAAACCAGTTCTTCTGGCAGCAATCAAACCGGCCTTttgaccagaaacagcaccTCTCGAGATCGTAGAAGCCTTACCAATGTGTTGATGGTTACCACCACCGTGAGGGTGATCAACAGGGTTCATGGCCACACCTCTAGTCTTTGGCCAGGAGTTTCTCTTGACCTTGTATTTGTGGAAAGCTCTACCGGCCTTGAGCAATGGCTTGTCAattcttcctccaccagcaaTCACACCAATGACACCTCTAGCGTCAGAAGACAAAACCTTCTTGGCTCCAGATGGCAGCTTAACTCTGGTCTTGTTCTCGTCTGGGTTGTGACCAATGACAATCACGTAGTTTCCAGAGGTTCTTCCAAGAGCACCTCTGTCACCAACCTTCTCCTCCACGTTGGAAACGATGGTACCTTCTGGCAGGGCTCCCAATGGCAACACGTTACCGATGTTCAAAGAGGCCTTTTGACCGGCATAGATGAACTGTCCGGTGTACACACCCTCGTTGGCAATGAAGGTCTCTTCTCTGAGCTTGTACTTGTATGGGTCTCTGAAGACAACCTTGGCCAATGGAGCTCCACGGCCAGGATCGTGCAAGATTTGCTTCACAACACCTCTGATGTATCCGTGCTTTTCGGCGTAGTCCAAGGTTCTCAGCTTGGCAGCACCCTTTCTGAGTCTGGTGTGCGAAGTGAAGATGGAGCCGGCACCCTTTCTCTGGTTTCTGATAACTCTACCCATGTTGGTtggaaataaaatttttcagaccTGAAAATGTAAAGGTGAGAGAGAGGGAGAAAATCAGGGCACGTGATAAATGGCAAGGGCAGCGGCCCTGCAGTTTTGGGGGAAGGAGGTTTTCCCAACGACGCGACGACCGACGCACAGTACAACTCGCGCGCACAGGGACTTATGCCAGACCATTCATTTTCCATCAATTTTCGAAAACAAACTAAAGACTCATACGCTGAACAGGTATGTATACCGGAACGGGACTCATACGGGTAATCTGCGGGCACAAATAATGAGCTGAAGAAGCGCATCGACATTGGTTCCTCGAGCTAtgttcagctcgtcggATTTAATGGGACcaccagaagaaaaagatggTCATTGACTCTGGACCACCACCACCTCTGATCTACAACTCTCGAGCAAGACGTCCCAATTGCTGTTCCACAAAACAGACATTGTTAGTTCTTTCCCCCCACGCCGACCACTCTGCATGGCCACAGATCCCGACGTTGCCTTCCTCCCCACGTAACCCCCAATCCCACCAATACTAACTCCCCCAGATGTCCGAAATCGCTACCTCCTCCCCATCCACGTCCCTGGTCAACGCCAAGTGGGATGTGGTCATCTCGAACGGAATTGTCAAGTCTGGTCTCGGCTTCGGAGCCGGCGTGCTCGCGTCCgttctctttttcagaagaagagcattCCCAGTGTGGCTGGGCCTCGGGTTCGGTCTAGGAAGAGCCTACTCAGAGGGAGATTCCATATTCAGAGAAGCCGGTATTAGAGAAGTGAAGGCTTAGGTAGATAGATGTACAAtacacccgtacaccatGCGAATTCTTGCCGCTCGttttttgactttttcCTGACTCCTCGGTGCAAGGTGTTGGTTCCTGTAGCTGACCTGTAAATCTCCGCACACCGTTTGACTCTGGCTGCATGAAACAATGCCGACCTGTCATGGCTGCTCCGCCCAAGTCAAATATCCTGCAGACGGCTCTATCTTATCGATATGGAGTGCAGACAGCATCAAAACGGGCCTAAATGGCCTATATAATCTTACGAGCTCACATATATCGAGCCTACACCTGCTATTAGTCATAGCTAGACTGACGCCCGAGGACGGTCCAATGAACGTCCATGGAATTTTCTACCCGTCTCGGTCATGCACGACCCGCAACACCCGAATTTCGGCCTCTGCTAGCGGTCGTTGTAGGGGCTCCAGCAACACGGGACTAGTCCGAGCGCTTCTGTGTCATTTCATAGCCCATCCTGAGCTCTTTCCAGATGCTCTCACGCGTCCCTGAGCCAGATCTCGCCAATCTTATCGCCAACCGTTTTGGTATGTACACGACCTCCCAAAAAGTTTTCGTGCGTCGGGACGAGTATATAGGGGCGGGCAGATCGCCTGTTGGTGTAGACATGACTGTTAGCGAAAACTACCCGACACACAACGAGTTCAGATCCGATACGTTCACGGTGCCGACTGCGACGATGCTGCAGGCGGTGGCCGTGTGCTCTGTTGGAGACTCTGTCTAcaaggaagacgaggatACCTTGGCACTAGAGGCCAAGGTTGCGCATATGGCGGGCAAGGAAGCCGCTCTTTTCTGCTGTTCGGGCACGATGTCGAACCAGATCGGGCTTCGGGCGCATTTACACCAGCCTCCGCACCGGATACTGTGCGATTACAGAGGCCATGTGTATGCGCACGAGGCTGGTGGGCTGGCGACTCTGTCGCAGGCGATGGTGACCCCGGTTATACCAGCGAACGGGTTATACCTGACTTTGGACgatattttggagaactACATCCCGGACGACGGTGATATTCACATGGCTCCGACCAAAGTTATCTCGCTCGAAAATACATTGCACGGGATAATCATGCCCCTGGACAACATCCGCGAGATCTCGGAGTGGTGTCGCGCGAACGGCGTGAAACTGCATCTGGACGGTGCGCGGTTATGGAATGCCAGCGTCGCGACCGGCATCAGCATCGGCGAGTACTGTCAATACTTCGACTCG carries:
- a CDS encoding Chromatin-remodeling complex subunit IES6: MSNIVEISDRLNSPLPFKPPSYKPAKRRHRFLRQILNDEAKRIQLKQQHAHDPNLVTYQSLSAPPSLRPTKTYCDITGLPTHYKSPHNQLRYYDKECYDIVKHMAPGVDQQYLALRSANVVLK
- a CDS encoding exosome complex exonuclease RRP6: MSFDLESLAPSLINLIRLSSAVNAKDISFYNSIDPAVKSESTALNQHLIDLLNELLPNAFSITSDQDGQLHADKEEENWKVVSSVLDTLFENAEIALEQGTKKEQTNQTKDEFTYLDETDTSGTRKSTPQSLKIEKPQLLFKTPVNNFETSPFKPLIKTKPNALIPLQESMQLVSAAPDVPEHYENPYSYEIMNQPYPDWILQQQESFDSIPWKECDEPTWIDNPAQLDDLLVELSKCKVIAVDLEHHDYRTYHGITCLMQLTTDTKKDYLIDPLSPELRPHLVNLNVIFTDPNIVKVFHGAFMDIIWLQRDLGLYVVSLFDTYHASRELGLGRHSLAHLLETYVKFKTSKKWQLADWRMRPLNSEMKNYAKADTHFLIEVFYKMHSELVQNPDKLKKVLYESRKVSNRRYEYSTFKPRNVKSANGFSSGAEVVATNQSVPQLPEFKNGLVSVHNPTNLPWSNLADSNSIPMAKRPLLEVLFKWRDEQARREDESPRYIMSDFMLVSLVNAFSQDSEEVSERTVLEVINSSSRFGGSQFVRSKLKELVVLIQDCLEELKQMDTALWDSIYEKKPATTKGNPKDIELAFETVKQKFEAANRPVYDGVVLAKEADNGVFSVRYTRNGGVDFIGADVKQHRLEKALEYLKIQRDVAIDVSEEPVDEQPEQPEQKEETETPEPESGLTSAAPDEIITLRKHQQRKRKQDAPATEKLDTSQKIMVSKPQQKKRKVFEPYKNEGAVAAPKKKRPVTSGRNLIFKKK
- a CDS encoding 60S ribosomal protein L8-B; protein product: MPSKKVAPAPLAKQQKAVKTSVYDATPRNYGIGQNVQPKRALNRFVKWPQYVRLQRQKKVLTMRLKVPPAIAQFFHTLDRNSAVAVFKLLNKYRPETKSEKKERLSREAAAIAEGNKKEDVSSKPFVVKYGLNHVVSLIENKKAKLVLIANDVDPVELVVFLPALCRKMGVPYAIVKGKARLGALVHQKTAAAAALVDVRPEDEATLAKLVSTVDANFAEKYEQARKQWGGGIMGAKTTAKLTKRSRAQAE
- a CDS encoding Non-ATPase regulatory subunit of the 26S proteasome; the protein is MSPIDADASTVLITLREQIEPSGDSDLVGAMYQLEDLYERKLWFQLSEVLSQNVYKNENSKPIRLKLFENFVLKFNDKINQLKLIEFLLLSLQDCDLKERLEYLTNLKDLIRNRKNIKKTDDDDIADIDIIQALLFLEIEIAGVKLNLGFVDEASAIIDECSKKIDKINWSLDNRINASYYFTNASLMKLKGDYTAVYYNSLLFLACIDNLDNLANKHAIVKDICASALLGDKIYNFGEIIMHDIFQYLDIAWLKQLILALNSGDLAAFEQVIGNPEIKQIPEIASNVGFLKQKMCIMSLTKLIFNSPTQNRTFKYDAIMAQVPFLQDYNEVENLLIKCFSLQLMKGLINEVNSEVEISWIQPRTMTLDQIEAMKKKLIVWSDKVSDLNQYMASAGKELWV
- a CDS encoding Adenine phosphoribosyltransferase 1; amino-acid sequence: MSSELAEIAAELKSALHQYPNFPSEGILFEDFLPIFRNPALFNKLIKAFKMHLEARFPDQTIDYIVGLESRGFLFGPTLALALDAGFVPIRKKGKLPGELYRAAYTKEYGEDFFEIQVESIPEGSNVVIVDDILATGGSAKGAGQLVQMCKANILEFCFVMELDFLKGRDKLQADTFTLLSGQTESLKESK
- a CDS encoding 60S ribosomal protein L2 gives rise to the protein MGRVIRNQRKGAGSIFTSHTRLRKGAAKLRTLDYAEKHGYIRGVVKQILHDPGRGAPLAKVVFRDPYKYKLREETFIANEGVYTGQFIYAGQKASLNIGNVLPLGALPEGTIVSNVEEKVGDRGALGRTSGNYVIVIGHNPDENKTRVKLPSGAKKVLSSDARGVIGVIAGGGRIDKPLLKAGRAFHKYKVKRNSWPKTRGVAMNPVDHPHGGGNHQHIGKASTISRGAVSGQKAGLIAARRTGLLRGSKDKNDD
- a CDS encoding Low-specificity L-threonine aldolase codes for the protein MLSRVPEPDLANLIANRFGMYTTSQKVFVRRDEYIGAGRSPVGVDMTVSENYPTHNEFRSDTFTVPTATMLQAVAVCSVGDSVYKEDEDTLALEAKVAHMAGKEAALFCCSGTMSNQIGLRAHLHQPPHRILCDYRGHVYAHEAGGLATLSQAMVTPVIPANGLYLTLDDILENYIPDDGDIHMAPTKVISLENTLHGIIMPLDNIREISEWCRANGVKLHLDGARLWNASVATGISIGEYCQYFDSVSLCLSKGLGAPVGSILVGERAFIEKANHFKKQNGGGIRQAGILTRMASIAIDENFAKLRIGHQFARDVAQFCETNGIALESPADTNFVFLDPKKFRIDPDVLASLSEKYGLKVMGYRLAFHFQNSREAVDRLKEMLKEAYEYAQRHPYVAKGAVRIYRADKSK